From one Orcinus orca chromosome 10, mOrcOrc1.1, whole genome shotgun sequence genomic stretch:
- the MST1R gene encoding macrophage-stimulating protein receptor isoform X7, translating to MLIKLQPGGVGESSTRNGRWGESGIQSKLCWGRCSTGSVGPTRWTCHRLDQVGFPEEMPPKLQEKEGKRVLLEGRTRSMGWMPGPGLQEPPRAAIWASMELHPPPLQPFLLLLLLLLLLLLPAVPETGGSWQCPRIPYAASCDFDVEYLVPSFSAGRPVQAVATYEGGREGSAVFVATRNRLYVLGPDLQPVESLATGPAGAPGCQTCAACGPGPHGPPGDTDAQVLVLEPVLPALISCGSSLRGRCFLHELEPRGTALHLAPPVCLFSAHHNHPEDCPDCVASPLGTLVTVVEQGHASYFYVASSLDSAVATSFSPRSVSIRRLKADASGFAPGFAALSVVPEHLASYRIEYVYSFRAGAFVYFLTVQPANVVDAPGALHTRLVRLSAVETDLGDYRELVLDCRFAPKRRRRAAHEGAQPYPVLQAAHAAPVGGRLATELSIAEGQEVLFGVFSASRDSGPGVDPNSVVCAFPVDLLDTLIEQGVERCCEPPVHPGLRRGLDFFQSPSFCPDPPGLVAPSPKTSCRHFPLLVSSSLLRVDLFNGLLGPAQVTALHVTRLNNVTVAHMGTADGRILQVELARSLNYLLYVSNFSLGSNGQPVHRDVSCLGDHLLFASGDQVFQVPIQGPGCRHFLTCGRCLRAQRFMGCGWCGGMCGRQKDCPGSWQQDHCPPELTKFSPHSGPLRGSTRLTLCGSNFYLHPPGLVPEGTHQVTVGQSPCRLLLKGNSNLSQVPRKDFVEELECELEPLGTQEAGPANVSLTVTNMPLGKHFRVDGTSMLRGFSFMEPVLTAVQPLFGPRAGGTCLTLEGQGLSVGTSRAVLVNGTECLLKRVSEGQLLCTTPPGAATARVPIRLQVGGAEVPGSWNFHYQEDPIMLGISPNCGYTGSHVTIHGQHLTSVWHLVLSFHDGRRAVENRQCEGQLPEKHWCRLPEYVVRGPQGWVTGNLSAQGDGAAGFTLPGFRFLAPPHPPSMDLVALKPEEHAVKFEYIGLGAVADCVDVNVTVGGESCQHELRGDVIVCPLPSALQLGKDGAPLQVCVDGGCHILGKVLRPGLEGVPQSTLLGVLLALLLLVAVLATILVFSYHQRKQLAAPAIDSRDSTTQVHRTSFSGNGDGSHVPLLRKESIQLGDLNSALLAEVKDVLIPHEWVVTHTDRVIGKGHFGVVYHGEYTDEAQNQIHCAIKSLSRITEVQEVEAFLREGLLMRSLHHPNVMALIGIVLPPEGLPRVLLPYMRHGDLLQFIRSPQRSPTVKDLISFGLQVARGMAYLAEQKFVHRDLAARNCMLDESFTVKVADFGLARDVLDKEYYSVQQRRHARLPVKWMALESLQTYRFTTKSDVVRPHLPQSPHGLREHLALPIDLRMWSFGVLLWELLTRGAPPYPHIDPFDLMHFLAQGRRLPQPEYCPDSLYAVMQHCWAADPAARPTFGALAGDVERLVAALRGDHYVQLPVAYVNVGPGAPDKAEMPLE from the exons ATGCTCATTAAGCTCCAGCCTGGAGGGGTAGGGGAGTCCAGCACTAGGAATGGGAGATGGGGGGAGTCAGGTATCCAGAGTAAACTGTGCTGGGGTAGGTGTAGCACAGGGTCTGTGGGACCCACAAGATGGACTTGTCACCGCCTGGATCAGGTAGGCTTCCCGGAGGAGATGCCACCTAAGTTacaagagaaggaagggaaaagggtGCTCCTGGAAGGAAGAACAAGGAGTATGGGCTGGATG CCAGGCCCGGGCCTGCAGGAACCTCCGCGGGCCGCCATCTGGGCCTCGATGGAGCTCCACCCGCCGCCATTGCAGCCCTTCCtgttactactgctgctactgctgctgctgcttctgccggCGGTGCCCGAGACGGGAGGGTCCTGGCAGTGCCCGCGCATCCCCTATGCTGCCTCCTGCGACTTTGACGTGGAGTACTTGGTGCCCAGCTTCTCGGCCGGCCGGCCGGTACAGGCTGTGGCAACCTACGAGGGCGGCAGGGAAGGGAGTGCCGTGTTCGTGGCCACACGTAATCGCCTGTATGTGCTTGGGCCTGATCTGCAGCCAGTTGAGAGCCTGGCCACCGGCCCTGCTGGGGCCCCTGGCTGCCAGACGTGTGCGGCCTGTGGCCCAGGCCCCCACGGCCCACCGGGAGACACAGATGCGCAGGTTCTGGTGCTGGAGCCGGTGCTGCCTGCACTGATCAGTTGTGGCTCCAGCCTTCGGGGACGCTGCTTCCTGCATGAGCTAGAGCCCCGCGGGACAGCCCTGCACCTGGCGCCACCAGTCTGCCTTTTCTCGGCGCACCACAATCATCCGGAGGACTGTCCCGACTGTGTAGCCAGCCCGCTGGGCACCCTCGTGACCGTGGTTGAGCAGGGTCATGCCTCCTACTTCTACGTGGCATCCTCACTGGACTCGGCGGTGGCCACCAGCTTCAGCCCACGATCAGTGTCCATCCGGCGCCTCAAGGCCGACGCCTCAGGATTTGCACCAGGCTTTGCAGCACTGTCAGTGGTGCCTGAGCACCTGGCTTCCTACCGCATCGAATACGTGTACAGTTTCCGTGCAGGAGCCTTCGTCTATTTCCTGACTGTGCAGCCAGCCAACGTGGTAGATGCTCCTGGTGCCTTACACACGCGCCTGGTACGGCTCAGCGCTGTCGAGACTGACCTGGGTGACTACCGTGAGCTGGTCCTCGACTGCCGTTTTGCACCTAAACGCCGGCGACGCGCAGCCCATGAGGGCGCACAGCCCTACCCGGTGTTGCAGGCGGCCCACGCTGCTCCAGTGGGCGGGCGACTGGCCACTGAGCTGAGCATCGCTGAGGGCCAGGAagtgctattcggggtcttctcgGCTAGCAGAGACAGCGGCCCAGGTGTGGATCCCAACTCTGTCGTCTGTGCGTTCCCTGTAGACTTGCTGGACACTCTCATCGAGCAGGGTGTGGAGCGCTGTTGTGAGCCTCCTGTCCACCCTGGCCTCCGGCGAGGCCTCGACTTCTTCCAGTCGCCCAGTTTTTGCCCTGACCCG cctggcctgGTGGCTCCCAGCCCCAAAACCAGCTGCCGCCACTTCCCTCTGCTGGTCAGCAGCAGCCTCTTACGGGTGGACCTATTCAACGGGCTGTTAGGACCAGCGCAGGTCACTGCATTGCACGTGACACGTCTCAACAATGTCACAGTGGCCCACATGGGCACAGCCGATGGGCGCATCCTGCAG GTGGAGCTGGCCAGGTCTCTCAACTACTTGCTGTACGTGTCCAACTTCTCACTGGGCAGCAATGGGCAGCCTGTGCATCGGGATGTCAGTTGCCTTGGGGACCACCTGCTCTTTGCCTCTGGGGACCAG GTCTTCCAGGTACCTATCCAGGGCCCTGGCTGCCGCCACTTCCTTACCTGTGGGCGTTGCCTGCGGGCACAGCGTTTCATGGGCTGTGGATGGTGTGGGGGCATGTGTGGCCGGCAGAAGGATTGTCCTGGCTCCTGGCAACAGGACCATTGCCCACCCGAGCTTACTAAG tTCAGCCCCCACAGTGGACCCCTAAGGGGCAGCACAAGACTGACCCTGTGTGGCTCCAACTTCTACCTGCATCCTCCTGGTCTGGTGCCTGAGGGCACCCATCAGGTCACTGTGGGTCAAAGTCCCTGCCGACTGCTGCTCAAAGGCAACTCAAACCTCAG CCAAGTACCCCGGAAGGACTTTGTAGAGGAGCTTGAGTGTGAACTGGAGCCCTTGGGCACGCAGGAAGCCGGGCCTGCCAACGTCAGCCTCACTGTGACCAACATGCCACTGGGCAAGCACTTCCGGGTAGATGGCACCTCCATGCTGCGAGGCTTCTCTTTCATG GAACCCGTGCTGACAGCAGTACAACCCCTCTTTGGTCCACGGGCAGGGGGTACCTGCCTCACCCTTGAAGGCCAAGGCCTGTCTGTTGGCACCAGCCGGGCTGTGCTGGTCAATGGGACTGAGTGCCTGCTGAAACG GGTCAGCGAGGGGCAACTTTTATGTACCACACCCCCCGGGGCTGCTACCGCCCGCGTTCCCATTCGCCTGCAGGTGGGGGGCGCCGAAGTGCCTGGCTCCTGGAACTTCCACTATCAGGAAGACCCCATCATGCTGGGTATCAGCCCCAACTGTGGCTACAC TGGTTCCCACGTCACCATCCATGGCCAGCATCTGACTTCAGTGTGGCACCTCGTGCTGTCATTCCATGATGGGCGCAGGGCAGTGGAGAACAGG CAGTGTGAGGGGCAGCTCCCGGAGAAGCACTGGTGCCGCCTGCCCGAATACGTGGTCCGAGGACCACAGGGGTGGGTGACGGGGAACCTGAGTGCCCAGGGGGATGGAGCTGCTGGCTTCACACTGCCTGGCTTTCGCTTCctggccccaccccacccacccagcaTGGACCTGGTCGCACTGAAGCCTGAGGAGCATGCCGTTAAGTTTGAG TACATTGGGCTGGGCGCTGTGGCTGATTGTGTGGATGTGAACGTGACCGTGGGTGGTGAGAGCTGCCAGCATGAGCTGCGGGGGGATGTGATtgtctgcccccttccctccgcCCTGCAACTTGGCAAGGACGGTGCTCCACTGCAG GTCTGCGTGGATGGTGGGTGTCACATCCTGGGCAAGGTACTGCGGCCAGGTCTGGAAGGGGTCCCACAGAGCACACTCCTCGGTGTCCTACTGGCCCTGCTCCTGCTTGTGGCTGTACTGGCCACCATACTGGTCTTCAGTTACCACCAGAGAAAACAGCTAG CAGCCCCTGCCATTGATAGCCGGGATTCCACCACTCAGGTCCACAGAACATCCTTCTCAGGCAACGGGGATGGGTCCCATGTCCCACTGCTGCGGAAAGAGTCCATCCAGCTTGGGGACCTGAACTCTGCACTCCTGGCCGAGGTCAAGGATGTACTGATTCCCCACGAGTGGGTAGTCACCCACACTGACCGAGTCATTGGCAAAG GTCACTTTGGAGTTGTTTACCATGGAGAATACACAGACGAGGCCCAGAATCAAATCCACTGTGCCATCAAGTCGCTGAGTC GCATCACGGAGGTGCAGGAGGTGGAGGCCTTCCTGCGTGAGGGGCTGCTCATGCGCAGTCTGCACCACCCAAATGTGATGGCTCTTATTGGTATCGTGCTGCCGCCTGAAGGGCTGCCCCGCGTGCTGCTGCCCTATATGCGCCACGGAGACCTGCTCCAATTCATCCGCTCACCCCAGCGG AGCCCCACAGTGAAGGACCTCATCAGCTTCGGCCTGCAGGTGGCCCGTGGCATGGCGTACCTGGCAGAGCAGAAGTTTGTGCACCGGGACCTGGCTGCTCGGAACTGCAT GCTGGATGAGTCATTCACAGTCAAGGTGGCTGACTTTGGTCTGGCCCGCGATGTCCTGGACAAGGAGTACTACAGTGTCCAACAGCGCCGCCATGCTCGCCTACCTGTCAAATGGATGGCGCTAGAGAGCCTGCAGACCTACAGATTCACCACCAAGTCCGACGTGGTTAGGCCCCACCTGCCCCAG
- the MST1R gene encoding macrophage-stimulating protein receptor isoform X8 yields MLIKLQPGGVGESSTRNGRWGESGIQSKLCWGRCSTGSVGPTRWTCHRLDQVGFPEEMPPKLQEKEGKRVLLEGRTRSMGWMPGPGLQEPPRAAIWASMELHPPPLQPFLLLLLLLLLLLLPAVPETGGSWQCPRIPYAASCDFDVEYLVPSFSAGRPVQAVATYEGGREGSAVFVATRNRLYVLGPDLQPVESLATGPAGAPGCQTCAACGPGPHGPPGDTDAQVLVLEPVLPALISCGSSLRGRCFLHELEPRGTALHLAPPVCLFSAHHNHPEDCPDCVASPLGTLVTVVEQGHASYFYVASSLDSAVATSFSPRSVSIRRLKADASGFAPGFAALSVVPEHLASYRIEYVYSFRAGAFVYFLTVQPANVVDAPGALHTRLVRLSAVETDLGDYRELVLDCRFAPKRRRRAAHEGAQPYPVLQAAHAAPVGGRLATELSIAEGQEVLFGVFSASRDSGPGVDPNSVVCAFPVDLLDTLIEQGVERCCEPPVHPGLRRGLDFFQSPSFCPDPPGLVAPSPKTSCRHFPLLVSSSLLRVDLFNGLLGPAQVTALHVTRLNNVTVAHMGTADGRILQVELARSLNYLLYVSNFSLGSNGQPVHRDVSCLGDHLLFASGDQVFQVPIQGPGCRHFLTCGRCLRAQRFMGCGWCGGMCGRQKDCPGSWQQDHCPPELTKFSPHSGPLRGSTRLTLCGSNFYLHPPGLVPEGTHQVTVGQSPCRLLLKGNSNLSQVPRKDFVEELECELEPLGTQEAGPANVSLTVTNMPLGKHFRVDGTSMLRGFSFMEPVLTAVQPLFGPRAGGTCLTLEGQGLSVGTSRAVLVNGTECLLKRVSEGQLLCTTPPGAATARVPIRLQVGGAEVPGSWNFHYQEDPIMLGISPNCGYTGSHVTIHGQHLTSVWHLVLSFHDGRRAVENRQCEGQLPEKHWCRLPEYVVRGPQGWVTGNLSAQGDGAAGFTLPGFRFLAPPHPPSMDLVALKPEEHAVKFEYIGLGAVADCVDVNVTVGGESCQHELRGDVIVCPLPSALQLGKDGAPLQVCVDGGCHILGKVLRPGLEGVPQSTLLGVLLALLLLVAVLATILVFSYHQRKQLAPAIDSRDSTTQVHRTSFSGNGDGSHVPLLRKESIQLGDLNSALLAEVKDVLIPHEWVVTHTDRVIGKGHFGVVYHGEYTDEAQNQIHCAIKSLSRITEVQEVEAFLREGLLMRSLHHPNVMALIGIVLPPEGLPRVLLPYMRHGDLLQFIRSPQRSPTVKDLISFGLQVARGMAYLAEQKFVHRDLAARNCMLDESFTVKVADFGLARDVLDKEYYSVQQRRHARLPVKWMALESLQTYRFTTKSDVVRPHLPQSPHGLREHLALPIDLRMWSFGVLLWELLTRGAPPYPHIDPFDLMHFLAQGRRLPQPEYCPDSLYAVMQHCWAADPAARPTFGALAGDVERLVAALRGDHYVQLPVAYVNVGPGAPDKAEMPLE; encoded by the exons ATGCTCATTAAGCTCCAGCCTGGAGGGGTAGGGGAGTCCAGCACTAGGAATGGGAGATGGGGGGAGTCAGGTATCCAGAGTAAACTGTGCTGGGGTAGGTGTAGCACAGGGTCTGTGGGACCCACAAGATGGACTTGTCACCGCCTGGATCAGGTAGGCTTCCCGGAGGAGATGCCACCTAAGTTacaagagaaggaagggaaaagggtGCTCCTGGAAGGAAGAACAAGGAGTATGGGCTGGATG CCAGGCCCGGGCCTGCAGGAACCTCCGCGGGCCGCCATCTGGGCCTCGATGGAGCTCCACCCGCCGCCATTGCAGCCCTTCCtgttactactgctgctactgctgctgctgcttctgccggCGGTGCCCGAGACGGGAGGGTCCTGGCAGTGCCCGCGCATCCCCTATGCTGCCTCCTGCGACTTTGACGTGGAGTACTTGGTGCCCAGCTTCTCGGCCGGCCGGCCGGTACAGGCTGTGGCAACCTACGAGGGCGGCAGGGAAGGGAGTGCCGTGTTCGTGGCCACACGTAATCGCCTGTATGTGCTTGGGCCTGATCTGCAGCCAGTTGAGAGCCTGGCCACCGGCCCTGCTGGGGCCCCTGGCTGCCAGACGTGTGCGGCCTGTGGCCCAGGCCCCCACGGCCCACCGGGAGACACAGATGCGCAGGTTCTGGTGCTGGAGCCGGTGCTGCCTGCACTGATCAGTTGTGGCTCCAGCCTTCGGGGACGCTGCTTCCTGCATGAGCTAGAGCCCCGCGGGACAGCCCTGCACCTGGCGCCACCAGTCTGCCTTTTCTCGGCGCACCACAATCATCCGGAGGACTGTCCCGACTGTGTAGCCAGCCCGCTGGGCACCCTCGTGACCGTGGTTGAGCAGGGTCATGCCTCCTACTTCTACGTGGCATCCTCACTGGACTCGGCGGTGGCCACCAGCTTCAGCCCACGATCAGTGTCCATCCGGCGCCTCAAGGCCGACGCCTCAGGATTTGCACCAGGCTTTGCAGCACTGTCAGTGGTGCCTGAGCACCTGGCTTCCTACCGCATCGAATACGTGTACAGTTTCCGTGCAGGAGCCTTCGTCTATTTCCTGACTGTGCAGCCAGCCAACGTGGTAGATGCTCCTGGTGCCTTACACACGCGCCTGGTACGGCTCAGCGCTGTCGAGACTGACCTGGGTGACTACCGTGAGCTGGTCCTCGACTGCCGTTTTGCACCTAAACGCCGGCGACGCGCAGCCCATGAGGGCGCACAGCCCTACCCGGTGTTGCAGGCGGCCCACGCTGCTCCAGTGGGCGGGCGACTGGCCACTGAGCTGAGCATCGCTGAGGGCCAGGAagtgctattcggggtcttctcgGCTAGCAGAGACAGCGGCCCAGGTGTGGATCCCAACTCTGTCGTCTGTGCGTTCCCTGTAGACTTGCTGGACACTCTCATCGAGCAGGGTGTGGAGCGCTGTTGTGAGCCTCCTGTCCACCCTGGCCTCCGGCGAGGCCTCGACTTCTTCCAGTCGCCCAGTTTTTGCCCTGACCCG cctggcctgGTGGCTCCCAGCCCCAAAACCAGCTGCCGCCACTTCCCTCTGCTGGTCAGCAGCAGCCTCTTACGGGTGGACCTATTCAACGGGCTGTTAGGACCAGCGCAGGTCACTGCATTGCACGTGACACGTCTCAACAATGTCACAGTGGCCCACATGGGCACAGCCGATGGGCGCATCCTGCAG GTGGAGCTGGCCAGGTCTCTCAACTACTTGCTGTACGTGTCCAACTTCTCACTGGGCAGCAATGGGCAGCCTGTGCATCGGGATGTCAGTTGCCTTGGGGACCACCTGCTCTTTGCCTCTGGGGACCAG GTCTTCCAGGTACCTATCCAGGGCCCTGGCTGCCGCCACTTCCTTACCTGTGGGCGTTGCCTGCGGGCACAGCGTTTCATGGGCTGTGGATGGTGTGGGGGCATGTGTGGCCGGCAGAAGGATTGTCCTGGCTCCTGGCAACAGGACCATTGCCCACCCGAGCTTACTAAG tTCAGCCCCCACAGTGGACCCCTAAGGGGCAGCACAAGACTGACCCTGTGTGGCTCCAACTTCTACCTGCATCCTCCTGGTCTGGTGCCTGAGGGCACCCATCAGGTCACTGTGGGTCAAAGTCCCTGCCGACTGCTGCTCAAAGGCAACTCAAACCTCAG CCAAGTACCCCGGAAGGACTTTGTAGAGGAGCTTGAGTGTGAACTGGAGCCCTTGGGCACGCAGGAAGCCGGGCCTGCCAACGTCAGCCTCACTGTGACCAACATGCCACTGGGCAAGCACTTCCGGGTAGATGGCACCTCCATGCTGCGAGGCTTCTCTTTCATG GAACCCGTGCTGACAGCAGTACAACCCCTCTTTGGTCCACGGGCAGGGGGTACCTGCCTCACCCTTGAAGGCCAAGGCCTGTCTGTTGGCACCAGCCGGGCTGTGCTGGTCAATGGGACTGAGTGCCTGCTGAAACG GGTCAGCGAGGGGCAACTTTTATGTACCACACCCCCCGGGGCTGCTACCGCCCGCGTTCCCATTCGCCTGCAGGTGGGGGGCGCCGAAGTGCCTGGCTCCTGGAACTTCCACTATCAGGAAGACCCCATCATGCTGGGTATCAGCCCCAACTGTGGCTACAC TGGTTCCCACGTCACCATCCATGGCCAGCATCTGACTTCAGTGTGGCACCTCGTGCTGTCATTCCATGATGGGCGCAGGGCAGTGGAGAACAGG CAGTGTGAGGGGCAGCTCCCGGAGAAGCACTGGTGCCGCCTGCCCGAATACGTGGTCCGAGGACCACAGGGGTGGGTGACGGGGAACCTGAGTGCCCAGGGGGATGGAGCTGCTGGCTTCACACTGCCTGGCTTTCGCTTCctggccccaccccacccacccagcaTGGACCTGGTCGCACTGAAGCCTGAGGAGCATGCCGTTAAGTTTGAG TACATTGGGCTGGGCGCTGTGGCTGATTGTGTGGATGTGAACGTGACCGTGGGTGGTGAGAGCTGCCAGCATGAGCTGCGGGGGGATGTGATtgtctgcccccttccctccgcCCTGCAACTTGGCAAGGACGGTGCTCCACTGCAG GTCTGCGTGGATGGTGGGTGTCACATCCTGGGCAAGGTACTGCGGCCAGGTCTGGAAGGGGTCCCACAGAGCACACTCCTCGGTGTCCTACTGGCCCTGCTCCTGCTTGTGGCTGTACTGGCCACCATACTGGTCTTCAGTTACCACCAGAGAAAACAGCTAG CCCCTGCCATTGATAGCCGGGATTCCACCACTCAGGTCCACAGAACATCCTTCTCAGGCAACGGGGATGGGTCCCATGTCCCACTGCTGCGGAAAGAGTCCATCCAGCTTGGGGACCTGAACTCTGCACTCCTGGCCGAGGTCAAGGATGTACTGATTCCCCACGAGTGGGTAGTCACCCACACTGACCGAGTCATTGGCAAAG GTCACTTTGGAGTTGTTTACCATGGAGAATACACAGACGAGGCCCAGAATCAAATCCACTGTGCCATCAAGTCGCTGAGTC GCATCACGGAGGTGCAGGAGGTGGAGGCCTTCCTGCGTGAGGGGCTGCTCATGCGCAGTCTGCACCACCCAAATGTGATGGCTCTTATTGGTATCGTGCTGCCGCCTGAAGGGCTGCCCCGCGTGCTGCTGCCCTATATGCGCCACGGAGACCTGCTCCAATTCATCCGCTCACCCCAGCGG AGCCCCACAGTGAAGGACCTCATCAGCTTCGGCCTGCAGGTGGCCCGTGGCATGGCGTACCTGGCAGAGCAGAAGTTTGTGCACCGGGACCTGGCTGCTCGGAACTGCAT GCTGGATGAGTCATTCACAGTCAAGGTGGCTGACTTTGGTCTGGCCCGCGATGTCCTGGACAAGGAGTACTACAGTGTCCAACAGCGCCGCCATGCTCGCCTACCTGTCAAATGGATGGCGCTAGAGAGCCTGCAGACCTACAGATTCACCACCAAGTCCGACGTGGTTAGGCCCCACCTGCCCCAG